The DNA window TCGTACTAAAGGCCTGCTAGTTGAAGTAGGAGAGGAGCTTGACGATCTCTACATATCGAAGGTATTGTCCCTAACACTGAGAGACTCGGAAGAAGAACTGGACAAATCAATCAGAATAGTCTACACGCCTTTGAATGGGACTGGAAATGTTCCCGTGCGCCGTGTCCTGCGTGAACGAGGCTTCAAAAATGTATTTGTTGTTCCGGAGCAGGAGGAACCAGATCCCGATTTTTCGACGATCGGTTATCCAAATCCCGAAGACTTGAAGGCATTTACACTTGCCAGAGAGGTTGGGCAGGAGAAGCGGGCCGACATTCTCCTGGCAACCGACCCGGACGCCGATAGGCTTGCAGTAATGGTGAGGGAGAATGGCGATTTTGTTCCCTTAAACGGCAATCAAACTGGCGCGCTCATTGTTAACTACCTCCTTCTCTCCATGAAAGAGAAATCCTCTATGCCCGAGGATGGATTTATCGTGAAATCCATTGTTACAGGTGACATGGCCAAAACCATTGCGGACAGCTACGGAGTGAAAACTTATGAGGCTCTCACTGGGTTCAAGAATATCTGCGGTAAAGCCCTCGAAGTAGAAGAGAGGAGAGAGGGCAAATTCATCTTCGGCTACGAAGAAAGCATTGGATATGTTGCGGGCAATTTCGTGAGAGACAAGGATGCAGTTTCTTCATCAATGCTTCTTTGCGAAATGGCAGCTTACTTCCTGAGGAGAGGAAAGACCTTGCTGAACGTTCTTGAAGAGCTTTTCGTCAAATACGGAGTATTTGCTGAAAAGCAGATCTCCATGGTTCTAGAAGGTGTTGCGGGACAAAAGCGAGTGAGGAAAATAATGAAAGAATATCGAAAGGAATACCCAACTGCAATCGGCGATTCAAAGATTGTGAGATACATAGACTTTTTCAGTGCAACCGACAATGACATTCTCAGCGGAAGAACTGTCGAAACAGGGGTTCCTACATCAGACGTTATCAAGTTTCAGTTCGACGACGGCTCATGGTATGCAATAAGGCCTTCCGGGACCGAACCGAAACTCAAGATATACATCTATACTGGAGCGAAGGATAGAGACGAAGCCTTTGCCAAATTAGCATACATAGAGAAGTCAGTGCTTGGCAAGATACAATCCATATAGTGAACTTTTTTCTCTTTGACCGGAGGCGGCAACTTGAGAATTTCTAGGAATCTGGTAATGATCACCCTGGCCATATGGACCTTTTCATACATACTCGGAGTTATTCTCACTGAGCGTTTTGTTACAGATCAAAGCGGATATCTATTTTCAGCTGTTTCTAGGAGTCTTTTGTGGCCAATTCTGATTGTAAGTCACTTTCTCTTCCTCAGAAAGATTGAAAGGGCGGATTTTGATTATGTATGGCTTCTATCTCTCTATGCCATGTTCACCGGCTGGATACTCTTCTCCGTCGGAGGCGTTAAAGGCCTATCTCTGATTCTTTCGATTCCGATCGTTTTTCTTTCGGGTCAGTTTTTTAGACTGGGTAGAACCAGCTACGGTGATGTTATCAAGCACATTAAATCAGGCTATCTGGGAAGTCTTTCCTTTTCGTTCAGTCTTGTAATTCTGCTCACCAGTCTTTCATTCTTCTATTCCAAAGAAACGGCCTCAATTCTTTTGCTGTTTCTACTGATAATTCCTGCCTCACTTCTCACTCATTTCAGAGCAGACTTTTTTTCAGGAATCATCTTCGCCTGGTTCTCTTTTGCAATAGGTTTTATCAATATTGGATTTGCCAATCACGTTGCAGTGGCGGGGTTTTCACTTGGACCGATCTTTCTGCTCCTCGCAATCTTCTCCTGTATTCTCGCAAGTGAAGATCCGTCAAAAAGGGTCTTTGCCACCGTCAATCCGCGTGAGCCAGTAGATGAAGCCAGTCTTAGAATTGAGACCGATCCAGATGAATCTAGATTGAAATAGTGCCTCTTATTACAGTGACGGCCTTTCCAAGAATAAGAATCCTGCTATTTGGAAGCAGCTCGAGATCGAGTTCTCCTCTTCTGGAGGAGAGCTGACAGGCTCTGAGGTTTTTTCTCCCGAGTTTCTCGGACCAGAACGGTCCGAGAACCGTATGTGCCGAACCGGTAACCGGGTCTTCGTCGATTCCCACCCAGGGAGCGAAGTATCTCGAGTAGAAGTCGAACTTTTCGTCACCGGGCGAAGAGACGATCAGTCCCTTCACCGTGTATCCAAAATCACGGTTCTGAAGAAGACTGAAGTCAAACGACAAGTCCTCAAGTTTCGATTTCGAGGAGATTATGTAAAGCAGTTTTTCGGTAAGACTGGAGTAGTAGCACTCACCTTCCACACCAGTAATCCTCCCAAGCATTTCATCGATTCTAACTCTGTAAGGGTTATCAGAAGGGAAATTCATCTCTATCTTCCCATCAACGTACCTAACCCCCAGTTTCCCACTTAGTGTTTCGTAAGAGATCTCACCCTTGACTCCAAGCTCGGTGAAGTGTATCCAGGCAGTGGCAAGCGTCGCATGGCCGCACATCTTCACTTCAACCTTCGGTGTGAACCATCTCAAGCCATAAGTGTTTTTCTCGTCACCCGGTCTTACAAATGCGGTTTCCGAAAGATTCATTTCCGATGCTATTCTAGGATATAGTCTCTCATCGATCTCCTCATCAAGGAGACAGACCCCAGCGGGATTCCCGCCAAATGGAACCGCCGTAAATGAATCAACCTGGTATATCTTGAGCATCCAACCACTCCCTTCTAAAAGATTATACGTCAATTGTTAAACTAAAGATAACCAAGTTCAGCCCTGAATGGCGATCCACCAGAATATTTCTCCCACATTCATGTGCACCGAGGGGTGTTTAATGATACAATCTTATTGAGACAAATTCTCAATAAGGGTGATGTTGATGGTCGTTCCTCTGTCAAGAATGTGTGAAGGAGAAAAGGGCAAGATAA is part of the Mesotoga sp. BH458_6_3_2_1 genome and encodes:
- a CDS encoding phospho-sugar mutase — encoded protein: MDYKTSYHRWLDSPVIDEATRRELLSIAENETEIKERFYKELEFGTAGLRGKLGAGDNRMNKYTVARATQGLANLILSGDPEYRRRGVVIAHDSRHMSRAFAEIAASVLTGNEIKVYLFDDIRPTPLLSFSVLQLSTISGIMITASHNPKEYNGYKLYWEDGAQVLSDIADRVYEEMRSTELFLGPKMIELDEARTKGLLVEVGEELDDLYISKVLSLTLRDSEEELDKSIRIVYTPLNGTGNVPVRRVLRERGFKNVFVVPEQEEPDPDFSTIGYPNPEDLKAFTLAREVGQEKRADILLATDPDADRLAVMVRENGDFVPLNGNQTGALIVNYLLLSMKEKSSMPEDGFIVKSIVTGDMAKTIADSYGVKTYEALTGFKNICGKALEVEERREGKFIFGYEESIGYVAGNFVRDKDAVSSSMLLCEMAAYFLRRGKTLLNVLEELFVKYGVFAEKQISMVLEGVAGQKRVRKIMKEYRKEYPTAIGDSKIVRYIDFFSATDNDILSGRTVETGVPTSDVIKFQFDDGSWYAIRPSGTEPKLKIYIYTGAKDRDEAFAKLAYIEKSVLGKIQSI
- a CDS encoding PhzF family phenazine biosynthesis protein, encoding MLKIYQVDSFTAVPFGGNPAGVCLLDEEIDERLYPRIASEMNLSETAFVRPGDEKNTYGLRWFTPKVEVKMCGHATLATAWIHFTELGVKGEISYETLSGKLGVRYVDGKIEMNFPSDNPYRVRIDEMLGRITGVEGECYYSSLTEKLLYIISSKSKLEDLSFDFSLLQNRDFGYTVKGLIVSSPGDEKFDFYSRYFAPWVGIDEDPVTGSAHTVLGPFWSEKLGRKNLRACQLSSRRGELDLELLPNSRILILGKAVTVIRGTISI